A genomic segment from Glycine soja cultivar W05 chromosome 18, ASM419377v2, whole genome shotgun sequence encodes:
- the LOC114395196 gene encoding uncharacterized protein LOC114395196: MGIIRSCFSFRAGTVCGAYLAQNYQVPNVTKLANTALFMAKVVEEKYRKPKKRDDDDD; encoded by the coding sequence ATGGGTATAATCAGGAGTTGCTTCTCTTTCAGAGCAGGGACAGTATGTGGAGCTTACTTGGCTCAGAATTATCAAGTTCCTAATGTCACAAAGTTAGCCAACACTGCCTTGTTCATGGCAAAAGTTGTGGAGGAAAAATACCGCAAGCCCAAGAAGagggatgatgatgatgattag